One segment of Manihot esculenta cultivar AM560-2 chromosome 4, M.esculenta_v8, whole genome shotgun sequence DNA contains the following:
- the LOC110613596 gene encoding transcription factor MYB33 produces the protein MSRTTNESDDGVLSKDQTESPLAEEGSCGGSANGGVVLKKGPWTSAEDAILIEYVKKHGEGNWNAVQKHSGLSRCGKSCRLRWANHLRPNLKKGAFTQEEEQLIIELHAKMGNKWARMAAHLPGRTDNEIKNYWNTRIKRRQRAGLPLYPPEVSLQALHESQRGLNISGINSGDKGHQDLCRTNNYEIPDVIFDSLKANHGISPYVPELPDITASSMLMKGLGSSQYGSFMLPTIHRQKRLRESTTLIPGYGGSVKTEFPLFDQFQGNPCDKVAQSFGLSFPFDPDPTNKNPQSFGDNQGSHTFANGNFSASKPASGLVKMELPSLQYPDIDLGSWGTSPPPLLETVDTFIQSPPMGTVECSPRNSGLLDALLQEAKTLSSGKHHSSEKSSNSSTVTPGELAESSALNKCKTEWEDYGDPLSPLGHTATSLFSECTPMSTSGSSLDETPVTETLTGCNVKSELTTRAWSPEREQETTTRLNITRPDALLASDWIEQDSSYVKDQVVMTDNIASLLGDDLSSDYKQMSAEASTSNEGWGLSSCAWNNMPAVCQMSEFPSENCYLSNL, from the exons ATGAGTCGCACGACAAATGAGAGTGATGATGGGGTGCTCTCAAAGGATCAGACTGAATCTCCGTTGGCTGAGGAAGGTAGCTGCGGAGGAAGTGCAAATGGAGGAGTTGTGCTGAAGAAAGGGCCATGGACATCTGCTGAAGATGCAATTTTGATAGAATATGTGAAGAAGCATGGGGAAGGAAACTGGAACGCAGTTCAGAAGCACTCAGGGCTTTCCCGATGTGGTAAAAGCTGCAGATTACGGTGGGCCAATCACCTGAGGCCTAATTTGAAGAAAGGGGCCTTTACTCAAGAAGAAGAACAACTAATAATTGAACTCCATGCCAAGATGGGAAACAAATGGGCACGCATGGCTGCACAT TTGCCTGGTCGTACAGACAATGAGATAAAGAATTACTGGAACACCCGAATTAAGAGGCGTCAACGGGCTGGCTTACCTCTTTATCCTCCTGAAGTCTCTTTGCAAGCATTGCACGAGAGCCAACGAGGCCTGAACATTAGTGGAATCAATAGTGGAGACAAAGGTCATCAAGATCTTTGTCGAACCAACAATTATGAGATACCTGATGTTATATTTGACAGTTTAAAGGCCAACCATGGCATCTCACCTTATGTTCCTGAACTTCCTGATATTACTGCAAGCAGCATGCTAATGAAAGGTTTGGGTTCTTCTCAATATGGTAGTTTCATGTTGCCAACAATTCATCGTCAAAAGCGTCTTCGAGAATCAACAACCTTAATTCCTGGTTATGGTGGCAGTGTAAAAACTGAATTCCCCCTGTTCGACCAGTTTCAGGGTAATCCTTGTGACAAAGTTGCTCAATCCTTTGGGTTGTCTTTTCCATTTGATCCTGATCCCACCAACAAGAACCCGCAGTCCTTTGGTGACAATCAAGGTAGCCATACCTTTGCAAATGGCAATTTCTCTGCTTCTAAGCCTGCCTCTGGGCTTGTGAAGATGGAGCTCCCTTCACTCCAATATCCAGATATAGATTTAGGTAGCTGGGGGACATCCCCACCACCTTTACTTGAAACTGTTGACACTTTTATCCAGTCTCCACCTATGGGGACAGTTGAGTGTTCTCCACGTAATAGTGGCCTTTTGGATGCTTTACTTCAAGAGGCTAAAACTCTAAGCAGTGGGAAGCATCATTCATCTGAAAAGAGTTCGAATTCATCTACTGTTACTCCTGGTGAACTTGCTGAAAGTTCTGCCCTGAATAAATGCAAGACAGAATGGGAAGACTATGGTGATCCCCTTTCCCCATTGGGTCATACtgcaacttctcttttcagTGAGTGCACTCCTATGAGTACCAGCGGTAGTTCTTTGGACGAAACGCCAGTTACTGAGACCTTAACTG GTTGCAATGTGAAATCAGAACTGACTACTCGAGCTTGGAGTCCAGAAAGAGAGCAAGAAACCACTACACGATTGAACATCACTCGTCCTGATGCTTTACTTGCTTCTGATTGGATTGAACAGGATTCTAGTTATGTTAAGGATCAAGTCGTTATGACAGATAACATAGCAAGCCTTCTTGGTGATGATTTGAGcagcgattataagcaaatgtCTGCTGAAGCTTCTACATCAAATGAAGGATGGGGGCTGAGTTCTTGTGCATGGAATAACATGCCTGCAGTCTGTCAAATGTCTGAATTCCCATCAGAAAACTGCTATCTATCAAATTTATGA
- the LOC110613597 gene encoding inactive protein kinase SELMODRAFT_444075-like, producing MSQPQRVVVVQDASRDISPSAIIWLLENFSFKAGDVLILFGVLHQVNNPMGYKVKVDSSSIFGVNPKYIEEEVAKKINEYSTNVEIVRISKHCEVEQIEFRIEVRPGPTPKVVALKAARTLKATWVVLDRQMKKDKKYFMERLQCGISRMKRDNTIEVLRQPKSRLNTIKPPEKTTQTRTQVRYDEMIPGSPRKRVSSQNHLTAPQFSSSKEVYVDRSEDISRGSHSQSTPFSKSSSDQAMTATTSTSSLIDTKHSSFSYQEEEYTYTEKETGEEQSPFSNAENNVHHGGQKEATAESPNEHKHNRKYDDWMGGGPTDELFLNSICSICKNRRPRIGWKRDFTYAELHAATEGFSPKNFLSEGGFGTVYRGELGGLKIAVKQHKSASFQGEKEFKSEVNVLSKARNENLVMLLGSCAEGSHRLLVYEYVCNGSLDQHLSKHSRRPLSWEKRMKIALGAAKGLQYLHENNIIHRDMRPNNILITHDHEALLGDFGLARTQHDDSDHSWETRVVGTLGYLAPEYAECGRVSNKTDVYSFGVVLLQLITGLKTTDKILGGKSLVGWARPLLKEKNYPDLIDPRILDSHDVHQLFWMVRVAEKCLSKDPHKRLTMDKVVYALNHVMERDDSCGIRWYSPVHSNSISSTPESYDSMDDDSSFTVKTGSTSSTSQMSVRLPSLSPLRLPPSPPLRFSSHFYKRISDIQDS from the exons ATGTCTCAACCTCAAAGAGTTGTGGTGGTCCAAGATGCATCAAGGGATATTAGCCCCAGCGCGATCATATGGCTGCTTGAGAACTTTTCATTTAAGGCTGGAGATGTTCTTATACTCTTTGGAGTTCTTCACCAGGTTAATAATCCTA TGGGATACAAGGTAAAGGTGGATTCCAGTTCGATCTTTGGGGTGAATCCAAAGTATATTGAAGAAGAAGTTGCCAAGAAGATAAATGAGTACTCTACCAATGTAGAAATTGTGAGAATCTCTAAGCACTGCGAAGTGGAACAG ATTGAGTTTCGTATAGAGGTACGTCCGGGACCTACTCCAAAGGTGGTTGCATTAAAAGCTGCCAGAACATTGAAGGCAACATGGGTGGTTCTTGACAG GCAAATGAAGAAAGACAAGAAATACTTCATGGAGAGGCTCCAATGTGGGATATCAAGGATGAAGCGTGACAACACTATTGAAGTACTCAGACAACCAAAATCAAGACTAAACACAATCAAACCTCCAGAAAAAACAACTCAGACCAGAACTCAAGTCAGATACGATGAAATGATTCCAGGAAGCCCAAGGAAAAGAGTCTCTTCCCAGA ATCACTTGACAGCTCCACAGTTCAGCTCCAGCAAAGAAGTATACGTTGATCGCAGTGAAGATATCTCTCGTGGAAGCCATAGCCAGTCGACTCCTTTTTCTAAGTCCTCAAGTGATCAGGCCATGACAGCTACTACTTCAACTTCAAGTCTAATAGATACAAAGCATTCCTCCTTCAGTTATCAAGAAGAAGAGTACACATATACTGAAAAAGAAACTGGTGAAGAGCAATCCCCATTTTCAAATGCAGAGAACAATGTTCATCATGGAGGTCAAAAAGAGGCAACTGCAGAAAGCCCAAATGAACACAAACACAACAGAAAGTATGATGATTGGATGGGAGGGGGTCCAACAGATGAACTGTTCCTAAATTCCATTTGTTCAATTTGCAAGAACAGGAGACCAAGGATTGGATGGAAGAGAGACTTCACTTATGCAGAGCTTCATGCTGCTACTGAGGGATTTTCCCCCAAGAATTTTCTATCTGAAGGTGGTTTTGGTACTGTTTACAGAGGAGAGCTTGGTGGGCTGAAAATAGCTGTAAAGCAACACAAAAGTGCTAGCTTCCAAGGAGAGAAGGAATTCAAGTCTGAAGTTAATGTACTAAGCAAAGCTAGAAATGAGAATTTGGTGATGCTTTTAGGTTCATGTGCTGAAGGAAGCCATAGGCTGCTTGTTTATGAATATGTCTGCAATGGTTCGTTGGATCAACATCTCTCAA AACATAGCCGCAGACCGCTCAGTTGGGAAAAGAggatgaaaatagctttgggaGCTGCAAAAGGCTTGCAATATCTGCATGAAAACAACATCATCCACAGAGATATGAGGCCAAACAACATCCTCATCACCCATGATCATGAAgcattg CTTGGAGATTTTGGTCTTGCAAGAACTCAACATGATGATTCAGACCACTCATGGGAGACCAGAGTCGTTGGAACTCTAGGATACTTAGCACCAGAATATGCAGAATGTGGGAGAGTATCAAACAAGACAGACGTTTATTCGTTTGGCGTGGTGCTGTTGCAGCTAATCACTGGACTCAAGACTACAGACAAGATCCTTGGAGGGAAAAGTCTTGTCGGATGG GCAAGGCCACtgttaaaagaaaagaactacCCAGATCTAATCGACCCTCGGATCTTGGACTCCCACGATGTGCATCAACTCTTTTGGATGGTTCGTGTGGCTGAAAAATGTCTCAGCAAGGATCCTCACAAGAGATTAACTATGGATAAG GTGGTATATGCTTTAAATCATGTGATGGAAAGAGACGATTCATGTGGAATCAGATGGTACTCACCAGTACACTCGAATTCAATAAGTAGCACTCCAGAATCATATGATTCAATGGATGATGATTCAAGTTTTACAGTCAAAACTGGATCAACGAGCAGCACGAGTCAGATGAGTGTAAGGCTGCCGTCATTATCCCCACTAAGACTTCCACCTTCCCCTCCATTGCGATTCAGTAGCCATTTCTACAAAAGGATAAGTGACATTCAGGATTCATGA
- the LOC110613253 gene encoding uncharacterized protein LOC110613253 isoform X2 yields MSSFLISRRLSSKLLKLSPSSLVYSHFISQETQIHGFTFCPQSHSSISPFSHQQNPFNQNTLSKSRLFSAFIGERAQIPDVKNKEMTPQRAAKMSSFFISPRLSSKLQQNPSTQNKHGFTLSKMETSRYFSTFIRERTQIPDVKNKEMTSTKPLSSSIYTHITNQKPRYLSSSSDPEKSQNDPSKLPSFKHQETEKRDESSEALARCVMKKIFSGTKILFHMVQLHIGLHALIFYMAEGTIPILEVSLLSGILLSFIQLDKLLQFEILSREGQIEKLWLAKFLLFLLQLTLVMLGIVLVFKVVVLMALLGMDV; encoded by the exons ATGTCTTCCTTTCTGATTTCGCGTAGGCTCTCCTCTAAGCTGTTAAAACTCTCTCCTTCTTCTCTTGTTTATTCTCATTTCATCTCTCAAGAAACCCAAATCCATGGCTTTACATTCTGTCCTCAGTCACATTCCTCCATTTCCCCATTTTCCCACCAGCAAAACCCCTTCAATCAAAATACCCTGTCAAAGTCGAGACTCTTTTCAGCATTTATAGGAGAGAGAGCCCAAATCCCTGATGTGAAGAACAAGGAAATGACTCCACAAAGAGCAGCGAAGATGTCTTCTTTTTTTATATCACCAAGGCTCTCTTCTAAGCTG CAGCAAAACCCCTCCACTCAAAataaacatggttttaccctgtCAAAAATGGAAACGTCGAGATATTTTTCAACATTTATTAGAGAGAGAACCCAAATCCCTGATGTGAAGAACAAGGAAATGACTTCAACAAAACCCTTGAGTTCAAGTATTTATACCCATATAACAAATCAAAAACCTAGATATTTGTCAAGCTCTTCAGATCCTGAGAAATCCCAAAATGATCCAAGCAAACTACCCAGTTTCAAGCATCAAGAAACAGAAAAGCGTGATGAGTCCTCAGAAGCTCTTGCGAGGTGCGTGAtgaagaaaatattttcgggGACCAAAATTTTGTTTCATATGGTACAACTTCACATTGGGCTTCAtgctttgattttttatatggCGGAAGGAACTATACCAATACTAGAAGTGTCTCTATTATCTGGCATACTTCTTTCGTTTATTCAACTAGACAAATTATTACAGTTTGAGATATTGTCGCGGGAAG GTCAAATCGAGAAGCTTTGGCTGGCAAAGTTTTTGCTTTTCCTTCTACAGCTTACGTTGGTGATGTTGGGTATTGTTTTGGTTTTCAAAGTTGTTGTTCTTATGGCGTTGCTGGGAATGGATGTCTGA
- the LOC110613253 gene encoding uncharacterized protein LOC110613253 isoform X1 — translation MSSFLISRRLSSKLLKLSPSSLVYSHFISQETQIHGFTFCPQSHSSISPFSHQQNPFNQNTLSKSRLFSAFIGERAQIPDVKNKEMTPQRAAKMSSFFISPRLSSKLVTLSPSSSVPFHFTSQETQSHGFRFCAHYSMSPFSQQQNPSTQNKHGFTLSKMETSRYFSTFIRERTQIPDVKNKEMTSTKPLSSSIYTHITNQKPRYLSSSSDPEKSQNDPSKLPSFKHQETEKRDESSEALARCVMKKIFSGTKILFHMVQLHIGLHALIFYMAEGTIPILEVSLLSGILLSFIQLDKLLQFEILSREGQIEKLWLAKFLLFLLQLTLVMLGIVLVFKVVVLMALLGMDV, via the exons ATGTCTTCCTTTCTGATTTCGCGTAGGCTCTCCTCTAAGCTGTTAAAACTCTCTCCTTCTTCTCTTGTTTATTCTCATTTCATCTCTCAAGAAACCCAAATCCATGGCTTTACATTCTGTCCTCAGTCACATTCCTCCATTTCCCCATTTTCCCACCAGCAAAACCCCTTCAATCAAAATACCCTGTCAAAGTCGAGACTCTTTTCAGCATTTATAGGAGAGAGAGCCCAAATCCCTGATGTGAAGAACAAGGAAATGACTCCACAAAGAGCAGCGAAGATGTCTTCTTTTTTTATATCACCAAGGCTCTCTTCTAAGCTGGTAACactctctccttcttcttctgttcCTTTTCATTTCACCTCTCAAGAAACCCAAAGCCATGGCTTTAGATTCTGTGCTCATTACTCCATGTCTCCATTCTCTCAGCAGCAAAACCCCTCCACTCAAAataaacatggttttaccctgtCAAAAATGGAAACGTCGAGATATTTTTCAACATTTATTAGAGAGAGAACCCAAATCCCTGATGTGAAGAACAAGGAAATGACTTCAACAAAACCCTTGAGTTCAAGTATTTATACCCATATAACAAATCAAAAACCTAGATATTTGTCAAGCTCTTCAGATCCTGAGAAATCCCAAAATGATCCAAGCAAACTACCCAGTTTCAAGCATCAAGAAACAGAAAAGCGTGATGAGTCCTCAGAAGCTCTTGCGAGGTGCGTGAtgaagaaaatattttcgggGACCAAAATTTTGTTTCATATGGTACAACTTCACATTGGGCTTCAtgctttgattttttatatggCGGAAGGAACTATACCAATACTAGAAGTGTCTCTATTATCTGGCATACTTCTTTCGTTTATTCAACTAGACAAATTATTACAGTTTGAGATATTGTCGCGGGAAG GTCAAATCGAGAAGCTTTGGCTGGCAAAGTTTTTGCTTTTCCTTCTACAGCTTACGTTGGTGATGTTGGGTATTGTTTTGGTTTTCAAAGTTGTTGTTCTTATGGCGTTGCTGGGAATGGATGTCTGA
- the LOC110612940 gene encoding uncharacterized protein LOC110612940 produces MASTLNRNLLSHIQKRLLQSFYSTSSLPTTTSPSFTVQNLVNSSRNPLESILSDSKHGKNYLKRTQSILKVLKAYNFSDTHVARLIVKWPKLLNCEVSSNLQPKLEYLMKHGFVGELLPELIVSNPTILKRALDTHIKPSLEYLRSYLCSNDNIVASVKRCSWLLTSDLKGAMQPNAEFLIKEGVSLHRLQKIIMLQPRAIMQKHQNMVYAVNAVKNLGLKPTSPMFIHAVRVMISMSESTWKKKIELMKSFEWSEEEILSAFVRDPLCLACSEKKIKNVMDFYMNTVKLEPRNIISYPKFLMYAVEKRLRPRYADEVPGLLEMYVGAKEVKETVIS; encoded by the exons ATGGCCAGTACCCTAAACAGAAATCTTCTCTCTCACATACAGAAACGTTTGCTGCAATCCTTCTATTCAACTTCGTCATTGCCCACCACCACCTCACCGTCATTTACAGTTCAAAACCTCGTTAACTCATCTCGGAATCCCCTAGAATCTATTCTCTCAGATTCCAAGCACGGCAAGAATTACCTGAAGAGAACTCAATCTATACTGAAGGTCTTGAAAGCTTACAACTTCAGTGATACCCATGTGGCCAGACTGATCGTAAAGTGGCCCAAACTCCTCAATTGCGAAGTGAGCTCAAATCTTCAGCCGAAATTGGAGTACCTCATGAAACATGGCTTTGTGGGTGAGCTTCTGCCTGAGCTTATTGTGTCAAATCCGACAATTTTGAAAAGGGCGTTAGATACTCATATCAAACCATCTTTGGAGTACCTGAGGTCTTATCTTTGTAGTAATGACAATATTGTAGCTAGTGTGAAGCGTTGTTCATGGTTGCTGACGTCTGATTTGAAGGGTGCAATGCAGCCAAATGCGGAATTCTTAATAAAAGAGGGTGTGTCTCTTCATAGGctacaaaaaattattatgttgCAGCCAAGAGCTATTATGCAAAAGCATCAGAATATGGTTTATGCAGTGAATGCTGTTAAAAATCTGGGCCTTAAACCAACGTCTCCAATGTTTATACATGCTGTTAGAGTGATGATATCTATGAGTGAGTCTACTTGGAAGAAGAAAATTGAGCTGATGAAGAGTTTTGAATGGAGTGAGGAAGAGATTTTGTCGGCTTTTGTGCGAGATCCACTTTGCTTAGCTTGCTCAGAGAAGAAAATCAAGAATGTGATGGATTTCTACATGAACACTGTGAAGTTGGAACCGCGAAATATAATTTCGTATCCCAAGTTTCTTATGTATGCAGTTGAGAAAAGGCTTCGTCCAAG GTATGCAGATGAAGTCCCAGGTTTATTGGAGATGTATGTTGGAGCCAAGGAAGTTAAAGAGACGGTCATTTCATAG